AGTGGTTTAGTAGAAAAATCTATAACGCATTTTTTTAACAAACTTATTTAATCCACTAAACCATCTTCATTAAAAGCACTGATGAATTCTTTTTAACTAGCATATGTGCTTCTTATTTAAAAATCACTAATGCTATTTTTCAATAACAAAACCAAGTTTTACAGTGCTCCGAATACTAAAATCAAGGCTAAAAGTCTCTCAAAAACTAGCTTTTAACACTTACGCTTTCTGGTTAAAATTTCTATTGATAGCACTAACGCTTTAATGATTGTTAGCTTCAATGTTTTACCAACCAATAGCATTAACGCTTTAAAAATCTTGGCTCTCAACTAAAATCAATAGTTCAGAACAATTAAATTAACATCTAAAAGCTTTTGTTCCTGGTTTTGTTATCAACCAGCAAGCAGTCGTGCTTAAGCATTATTTAGCATATGTGCTTTTTGATTTTTCCAACAGTAATGCTCTAAACAAGTTAAGCACAACTGCTAAAATTGGTTTTAATCCAACGCCTTACAACTAATTTTTTACATCAAAACCCAATGTTTTCCAAGGTTCTAAACCACCCAAACTTAAGACCATTTCTACTACGATAACGCTTAAAAAACACTCTAAGCACCCTTATGCTTCTTTGTTTTTCAACACCAATGCTTTGAACAAAAAAGCCCTTATGCTCTAAAACAACCAAACCCCTATGCTACTAAAAACCAACACATCAATGCTAGCAACAACCCTAGCACTAATACCCTAAAATCACAAAAACCACTAAAACCTTAAACCCATTAACACACGCATACCCTTAAAACTCTCATAAATCGTTTGTATGCGTTAATTCTGTTTAACTAATAGATTTTATTGTCCAACTCATTTTAACGCTTCTATACGGCTTTATTTGCGTTTTAACCATATCTAAACAATACAAACATACCCTTCAAACGCATTTTAAGGGGTTTTAGAAGGCTAAAACTGGTTTAGCTATGGTTTTATACTGATTGATGTTGCTTAGCTTCTTAAAAGCTCTGAAAAATAAAAACTCTATTTTTTTGCTAACTAATCAACTAATTCTCTAGATGTTTGTTTTTGATTTTTTTATCTCTGTTGGTTTTTGAGAAACTTTTTTATTTAAAACTAGTTTGTTTTTTGTAAAGAATAATTTTAACCTTGTAATGTATTTAATAGTTATATAAAAACCAGTTATTTAAAAACTAAAAAACAATAACTATTATATTTAGTTTTTTAACTATATTTTATCTATACTAATAACCATAAATACATTAAAAGGTTAAAAATGTTCTATATACTTGTATATAGAACACAAAAAGGCTAATCTCATTTTAGAGAATAGAGTAATGTATAAAATGACTGCTCAAAAAGCACTAGTGCTCTATGCTAGCAATTTTATAAATTTTATAAATTGATAGTTATTAAATTTTCACTGTTTTTTAGTGTCTGATGATTGTAATTATATGACTGGACTTATATGAAAGTCATAAAAGTTTTCAGACTGTAGCACTTGTTTTTATTCCCTAGAACGCTCTTAATTTTATGAAAGATGTATTGTTCAGTGATTGGATAAATATAATCTTCGCTTTGTCAGTTGATTATCCCTTCCAGATTATTAATTACATACCTTTTAAATTTACTCAGTGCTTTAGCTATCACAGAGTTGGTATTGGTATCTAAAAATTCTTGTCGGTATTTTTCAATTGTTGTTATTAACAACTCTGGGGTTTTCTCAGAACATTGCTTAATGTCATCATAAGCATCTTTTCTAACACTCTTATCAACATTGTCATAAAGTATCTTAGTTGGATTGATTGCTTTATGTAAGTTCTGATGAATTAAATGGTATTTGTCTAAAATCTGCTTTGCGTTAAGTGCTTTTGCTAAATACTTAAATTCCTTTGCTCCGTCTGAACAAAGTATCAAACTCTTAGCTTGGTTGGTATAAAACTTATCAATTAGTCTTAATGTCTCGTTTTTGTTATCAATCGCTCTTTGGACTGGATTTAAGCTATCGTGATTTTTTAAGATAACAATATACTTACCATTAATCAACTCGTTGTTTTCATTTTTACCTTGGTGAAAGAAAAACAATCGCAATCTGCGTTTTTTAGTTTTATTATTACCAACCTTGAATTTTATGTAAGTATCATCAACATTAATATACAAGTTCTTAAAACTATCAAGGGCTATTTTACTTCCTTTATTATATATAGGGTCAGAGTAAATCCGTTTTAGTAGATTTGAAAACTGCGTTCTTGATATGTTGTGGTTAAAACTCTTTCTTATTTTCTCAATGACACAATTATTAACAATTATCTGTTCTTTGATTGCTTCTAGTATAAGCTCGTTGTATCTAAATCTGCGTTGTAAGTTGATTGCGTTATCTAGCAAAGAAAAATAAATCTTGTGCGATGTTAAATAAATAAGGGTATCTAGGAAAACTAGGACTTCTATAAATGGTGTTATCCATTTTAGATGTCCTAGTTCAATCCCGAGTAATATACTGCTCAATATATTTTTAACCAATAGATAAAACAATTCAATTCCAAAGTTTTGAATCTCTATTTTTTTGTTTGTTTTAAACAAAAAACAAAAAATACTTATAAGTTAATTTAAAACCTATAAGTATCTTTATTTGGTATTTTTTAAAATTAAAAACTTAGTTATGCTGTTTTATCAGCTTTATCATTTGCATATTCATTAATGTTTTTAGAAAGTCAAGCTGAAAGACTAATAAGGCCGTTGAATGCGATTTCTTTTAGATATTTTTCCATAATAGTTATCACATTACTCTTACGAATAACTTTAGTCTCATACATACTTTGGAATTGTCTTAATATTTCTTCTTTATTACAATCATCAATTCATTGTTTGATTGTGTCTGCATAAGTATCATACTCTTTATGATCGTTGAATTGTTTACTTAATAATTCTTGGATCTTTTGAGCATCAATCCCAAGGATTGCATCAATTTCTTCTAAATATCCTCTGCGTTCTTCTTGGATATATTCTTTAATACTAAATTCTTCATCAATTTTTATCTCTCCAGATTCAATTTTGTTAATTAATTTTATTAATAATTCTTGTTCGTATTTTGAACAACGAATTAATTTAGAATTAATTTCTTTAATAATTTTATTAGCTAATTCTGCATCTTTATTATCAAGTGATTTTTTATATTGAATATATAATTCAGTTAAATTATTAAGGTCATAGCTATAACCACTAATTGTTTCCTCGTAAGATTTGATTTCAATATGAACTTTATGTTTTTCTTTAACTTCTTTAGGAAGATTTTTATAAATTTTTTCCCAGTTTTCAAATTCTTCTTTTTGTAATTTGTATTCTACTTTTTCAATTCTAATATCACCTGTGGTTGAATTGATTTCTTCAAATTCATAAATCTTTCTGTTGAAAGATAACTGTTCTGGAATCCCTCTATATCTCAACTTGCTAAGTCTAGAGAATTTTTTAGCAAACCAATCTCTTTCTTCTGCTGATTGCTCTGATGCTAAAAATCTTTGATCTTCTGAGATGTTTTTTTGCTTTACCAATTCAGCTCTAATTTCGTTAATTTCTAAAATGATTTCTTTTAATCGTGATTCAAAGAAATCTAATTCATTATCTGAAATGAATAATCTAGCAGCGTTTTTTAAATTTTCTCTCATCAAATGTGATCGTTGATAACATTTGATGAAACCTGATTGTTTTTTATACTCAGTTTCATGAGTTAAAATACGATTAGTTCTAGAGATTGCTTGAAATAATCTGTGATAATCTAGAACTTTATCTAAATAGATAAAGTTGATATATTTAGAATCAAAACCAGTCAATAATTGGTTTACTACTATCACAAGGTTGATCTTGTTTTTTTCTAGTGGATTTTCACGCTTTAAGTTGTTAGCGATAATTTCTTTCATACCTTCGAAATTAGCGACATGAGAATCATAAGTTTGACGGAAATCATCCAAAATTTCTTTAGCCATTTCTTTTGAACAAGAACCTTTATCAACCAAACCATCTCCTTCGTTTTTGTTAAAAGTGATGGCAATATTTAAAGCTTTTCAATGAGAATGATCTTTTTCGTGTACTTTGTCGTTAATTTCTTTATTGTATTGTTTAAATAATTTGTAATACTCAACCGCATTATTAATTGAAGTGGTAGCTAAAATGTGTCTGAAAAACCCACGAGAACTACGATCATGAAATTCTTCAAAAATATCTTTAACAACACTATGTTTATGTTCTTCTTTGTTGTAGTGTTCATTAAAGAATTTTCTTAAATTTGGATCTTTTTCAATGTCTAATGATGTTAGTTTGTTAAAGAATTCATCTTCAGCTTTTGGGTTATCTGGATACTTAGCTTTAGCTCATTGTCTAATTACTTCACGGTCATTGTAAGTTGATAGGTTTTTTTCGTTTTTTACAGGTAAAACATTGTTATCTTCAATCGCAGATAACATTGTATAGCGGTGTAATTGTTCACCAAATAACCCTTTGGTTGTGATTATGTAT
The Mycoplasma sp. E35C DNA segment above includes these coding regions:
- a CDS encoding Mbov_0401 family ICE element transposase-like protein, with amino-acid sequence MLDNAINLQRRFRYNELILEAIKEQIIVNNCVIEKIRKSFNHNISRTQFSNLLKRIYSDPIYNKGSKIALDSFKNLYINVDDTYIKFKVGNNKTKKRRLRLFFFHQGKNENNELINGKYIVILKNHDSLNPVQRAIDNKNETLRLIDKFYTNQAKSLILCSDGAKEFKYLAKALNAKQILDKYHLIHQNLHKAINPTKILYDNVDKSVRKDAYDDIKQCSEKTPELLITTIEKYRQEFLDTNTNSVIAKALSKFKRYVINNLEGIINWQSEDYIYPITEQYIFHKIKSVLGNKNKCYSLKTFMTFI
- a CDS encoding HsdR family type I site-specific deoxyribonuclease, which codes for MEHFDDEKQFQDNIVEKLTKQGGWQELKTSYNTSKELIANWKKIIEINNQEKEKLNGEELTDDEMKEVIEKINDKYTSPYEINRWLNQPYECSISIKRDKKKHPDKGDVNLTLFKKNDVAKGFNQYQIARETWLSEHNGSQKRGDLTLLINGMPLVHIELKKEGVNINEAIEQIKRYKTQKSFKGIFSLVQLFIVMTPSEMKYFANVERPEQFNDLLIFKWANFNNQKIEKWEVVCDQFLTTQMIHTLLTFGSVADKTDKTLKIMRSYQYHATQAICNVVKDHNWSNKGGGGGYIYHTTGSGKTLTCFKVAQILNTFDENIHKIIFLLDAVELYKQTYVNFLEFSNGMDIHNTENVNKLAGLLEKKTSNKKVIVTSIQKMSRLAFSETFNEENHPYKSLIDEFKNKNIVFIIDEAHRSTNGQMLANIKSTYNRSLFFGFTGTPIFEENKKEYIITTKGLFGEQLHRYTMLSAIEDNNVLPVKNEKNLSTYNDREVIRQWAKAKYPDNPKAEDEFFNKLTSLDIEKDPNLRKFFNEHYNKEEHKHSVVKDIFEEFHDRSSRGFFRHILATTSINNAVEYYKLFKQYNKEINDKVHEKDHSHWKALNIAITFNKNEGDGLVDKGSCSKEMAKEILDDFRQTYDSHVANFEGMKEIIANNLKRENPLEKNKINLVIVVNQLLTGFDSKYINFIYLDKVLDYHRLFQAISRTNRILTHETEYKKQSGFIKCYQRSHLMRENLKNAARLFISDNELDFFESRLKEIILEINEIRAELVKQKNISEDQRFLASEQSAEERDWFAKKFSRLSKLRYRGIPEQLSFNRKIYEFEEINSTTGDIRIEKVEYKLQKEEFENWEKIYKNLPKEVKEKHKVHIEIKSYEETISGYSYDLNNLTELYIQYKKSLDNKDAELANKIIKEINSKLIRCSKYEQELLIKLINKIESGEIKIDEEFSIKEYIQEERRGYLEEIDAILGIDAQKIQELLSKQFNDHKEYDTYADTIKQWIDDCNKEEILRQFQSMYETKVIRKSNVITIMEKYLKEIAFNGLISLSAWLSKNINEYANDKADKTA